TGTGACAGGGATTAATTGAAGGTCAGCGAGAGCCCCGAGCGCTCCGAGCACGCATTTGCAGGCGGAAAAGAGGGAGTAGTTTAGACAAATCACTCCACCTTTCAGTCAAAGCGGCTGCAAAGGGCCCCTGAGGGGCTCTGAATGCGAGATGGAGCTGAAATTCCTGCTCAGGACATCCGAGGGCTGGAAATGCACCATCAAACCGTAATTGAGGAGAGTGTGGGACTCGCGGccggggctgggagctgggacacgACACCAAACCTCGAGGGAAGTCGCAGTGTCCCCGTGGGAGGTGGCACTGTGCCCTCCCGCCTGGGGAAGCCGCTCTGGAACAGGCAGCGCCGGGGGCACCGGGGTTGGTGGCAcatcctggctgtccccaggggctcaAACTGCCCGGACTGAACTCCCCCTTTCACCTCCCCAGATGTGCCACTCTGGAACAGCCCAGCCTGCCTCCACCTCCCCCAGAGCAAGTGGCCAAGGATGGATGGACACCAAAGGCCTCCTGAGGCCACTGCTTGGCTTCCCACGGAGCCCAGGAGCCCCGAGCAGGTGAGAAGGGCTCCGGCTCCTACCTGGGGGGCCTCTGTGGgcggcagcgtgggcagcaaGGCCGTGCTCTGCTCGGGGGGCTCTGCAGTCCTCGAGGGGCTGGGCtttggcagagccctgggcttgGCCGTGCTGCTGGGGACAAGGCGTGACGTGGCCACCTCTGTCGGGGTGCTGGTTTCGGCGATGGGTGTGGTGGGCGTCTCCAGGGTGGTGGCCCGGGTGGTGGCCCGGGTGGTGGCCGCCTTGGTGGCCAAGGGGGGCAGGAACCTCCGGATGGTGGTGGGCTTGGCCGTGGCCACCGTGGTGCTGCTTGTGGTGGTTGTGGCCtctgtggtggtggtggtggtggccaCAGTGGTGGCCACAGTGGTGGCCGCGGTGGTGGCCGTGGTGGTGGTGGCCGCAGTGGTTGGGGGCTCGCTGGCCGTGGTGCTGGTGGTTGTGGCTTTCCAGCTGGGCACCACCGGCGCTTCCGTGGTCCTGGGGATGAGGAAGGTGCTGGTTGCCTGCCCGGGGGTGGTGTCCTGGGGACTGGGGGATGGCTCCAGGGGCGTTGCCACGGGCTGGGCCGCGGTGACGGGCAGCACGGCCGCTGTGGTGGGCAGTGTCACCAGCGTGTCCGTGGTCAGGCTCACGGCCgtgtccagccccagctccgGCTCGAAATCTGAAATGGGGCCACAAGAGGGAAGAGTTAAACTGCTGCTGATGCTTTTCCCTGGCATTGCCTCCAAAATCCGAGAGCATGGATGGCTCCAGGCTCGGCAGAAACCAAGAGCTGTTCCCACGTGGTGGCCAAAGCTCTCTCTGGGGTCAGTGGAAGGACCAGTCCTGCCCAGTAGGGCCAGAGGCTGAACTGGGACATGGAGACACTGGAGCCCAACTTTTGGGACAGGTCTCATTTCTTTTGTCTCAGAGAACAGCTCCAGTGATGGACAAAGGGCAATTCCAGCCCTCACatcccctctccagccctccaACACCACAGATGGTTAGGGACCCTTCTTCAGAGCCCCCCAACCCCACAGGCAGCCAAGGAAACTTCCCAAGAACCCCAGGAATCCCCCAACCATGCAGAGACCCTTCCCAGTTACTCACAGCCCGAGCCAGAGCCAGAGTAGACATCGTCCAGCTCATCTTCTCCGAAGGGATCATCGTCCCCGGAGCCCTCCAGGTCCACGGGCCTCTCGTAGTTCTCATTGCGCCAGCGCTGAGCCTGTGACCAGATaggggagggacaggtgagaggctccagccccacacaggTGATAGCCCAGCCACGGGAAAAGccagcaaggcagcagcagcacaaacagcagcagcagctgaaccaCCCAGAATCGCAGTGTTTTCCCCAAAACAACTCAGAGTGAGCTCACATCGACTCCAACACTTCCCACAGACAAAAAGCCCTTTTTTTGGGAAAACCCAACAAATCCTTTAGGAAGCTGTAAGAAAAATGCTGGCTTTGCttctccagctggctgctgttCAGCCTCGATGATTTCCCTGTGAGTCCTGGCTCCGGTGTGACAGCAACACCTCATCAGCTGCCACCGCTTGGGAAGCCTCGAGAGGAAACAACACCAGACTTCAAATATTCCCCTTCTTCCCCGAGCTGCGAAAACGCGGGGAGCCCTCGCTAGCAGCG
The genomic region above belongs to Catharus ustulatus isolate bCatUst1 chromosome 26, bCatUst1.pri.v2, whole genome shotgun sequence and contains:
- the SDC3 gene encoding syndecan-3, translating into MPGEVPPPAPRGLRSLPLLLLLLLSARAALAQRWRNENYERPVDLEGSGDDDPFGEDELDDVYSGSGSGYFEPELGLDTAVSLTTDTLVTLPTTAAVLPVTAAQPVATPLEPSPSPQDTTPGQATSTFLIPRTTEAPVVPSWKATTTSTTASEPPTTAATTTTATTAATTVATTVATTTTTTEATTTTSSTTVATAKPTTIRRFLPPLATKAATTRATTRATTLETPTTPIAETSTPTEVATSRLVPSSTAKPRALPKPSPSRTAEPPEQSTALLPTLPPTEAPQMEPGEVTTVPDSELEVPASSGPSGDFEIREEEETTRPELGNEVMAVVTPPAGPGPGRNVETGLMDNTIDSGNSAAQLPQKNILERKEVLIAVIVGGVVGALFAAFLVMLLIYRMKKKDEGSYTLEEPKQANVTYQKPDKQEEFYA